The genomic stretch TCTTCATTGCatgtaaataataatgcattattattattattattattattattattattattattattattattattattattatttctgtaagaTTGAAATTGCTACCatgtgttgtttttgctgtgacACAGACATTTTTAACAAGGTATTTAgcccaaaataaatacactgcttTAGAACTAGCGCAATCAGTGATGAACTAAATCTACTGCAGTATGTAACATAAAGTGTCATGCTACCTCTGTTCACTTGTTAACTaatatattcaaatgtattcagtTTGTGTCCATTACACATACACAAAATTAGAGCAGCTAGTACGAGTAAACAAGGTAATCAGAAACAAGAATCAGAATCTGTTTATAGTTGTCCATGGatgtctttattattaaaatatggttgttgttttttggtattCATTTTATCCACAGTGCAGTTTCTGTAACACGTTATATCCCCACAACCCTACACTGCTGATGCCTGCTGAAAAGAGTATTGCATTGTTTACCTCCTGTACTAGTTTTGTCCACAAGAGGGCACTAAAGACTGTTCACACTGGTATTAAATCTGCAAACACacctcaaaaaagaaaacagatcaaCGTATTTGCAAACATGACCGCCCTGTGGAGAAAATATTTTACTTGCAGATAAGATAGAAATATGTACAGCAACTCTGGTCTCCGAGTGCTTTTCCAATACATGTGTACAGAATAATGAATGCCTTATTGGTAGAATATTTTAATTCCTGacaataataatatgttatttgGAGTAGAGACTAGACTAAAATAGGCTGGAACAAGGCCTGAAATGCAGGTCCAGTGGTGTTAGAGATATAACATTTTAAGTAGTAAATTGTGAAAAAGTAGTATTCAATATGTTTTGCAATATATACAGTTTAGATAATAgggaaaacagaaatgtatttttagataTTGATTTACTGCATGCTGACATTTTGTGTCACCAAATATTTCACTTTATAATGTATCATAAACACAAGCCTTGTAATCTCCAGCTTGCATAAACTTTGCTGTACACACAGTTTACGGAAGCAATGCCATCTACGTGTCATGTATGCACAGATATTTATATCAACTCTAAAGATGGCACAGCCCTAGCAAGCAAGTGTTGCCTTGTCAGAGAACAACCTGCACTGCTcactcatgagaaaaaaaaagactatatcTGTAACCTTGAATGGTGAGACTTAATTAAGACTGAGAAATGAAAAGCTATATGAAATGGCTTACTATGAATTTAGATATGCAGATATTAAAGGGGTGAAAGGAATCTGAAATACGGTTGCACCCTAGTTTTAACAAAGTCTTGTTATGTCCATTTTATCTTTATTTAGGGAGTGACAGAGCTGTAAGCTTAGCTTTCTCAACTGACCTGGACTTTCCTGTTAACCGTGGCCTTGAAAGTGCACTCTCAAAGAGGGTAGTCCTTCCATTTCCAGTGAACATGTATTTGTGCCATGTCATGTTTAACATTTATGATGACAACTGCCTGCCAAAAGCTGAGCACAGAGAATCCACTGACATTTATGACCAATTAAACATGTGTCCACCAGGAATGAAATGTAGGAATTAGACTCTCTGTCCCCAATTGTTGATGCATTCATGTCTTTGCTGAGTGAAGGCTTTGGGAAGATAATATTCTCTGGACTTGAGTTTCTCATGTTGCCAGCATCAGGGAAATTACATTTACCTGTGATCTTATTCAGTAGAAAGCTTGGGGGGAAAGGGAGATACTGAAGAGATATTGTTAATCTGGCAGCTGGatgaaaaaagctttgaagaTGAGATTTAGGAAAAAGCtaggaaataaaaacagaatcctGAGACGTGATTCCTGTGAAGTTATCCTTTGGCAAgataaaagtactgtattaaaaagaTAGCATGCAATAAATGTCTTAATTATACCAGACACAAAGCTGGTCAAGGTACCGTATATTATTCACTCAGCAGAAGGATATATCAGATCAATGGTAAACATGGAGTGTTAATATACTCCATGAAATCCCACTTTATATCTAATGAAGAAGAGACAATTGGAGATGTCTTATTTACCATGTTTAAAGGAAAGGCCCAGTAGGTTATGCATATTTAACACTCGGATGGGAATGTACCCCtaacttttatattttatattataaaatatatagcagTAAGTTATATATAAACCTTGACTGCAAACAGAACAGGTGCTCTGCAGCTCCACCTTTCATCCTTATACAGAGACCACATGGCTAAGCCTAAAAGGATCAGTCATTCAAAAAATGGCTTGCTAGAGTGCCAGGGGATGGAGTGGACATTGATCACCGGATCAGCAGCAGCTGGTCTTAGGTGCTATTTTCACTCTTCATAAAGTGATGGGCAGCCACTGCCTGCCATGGAATACATTCACTCCAAACTGACCCAAGGTACAAAATGAAGTCCACAGGGAGCGAGAAAGGAGGCCACCCGGACAGCTATGCCTTTGATCTGGATGAACTTGAAAGTGGCAGTGAAAGCTCTGACAAGTCCATCAGTGGCTGCAGTCAGCTTGATGGCAAAGGGAAGCGGAAGAGGAAGAGCAGCCAAGCAGGGATCAGTAAGCAGCGGCAGACAGCGAACGCACGGGAGAGAGACAGGACTCACAGTGTGAACACTGCCTTCACAGCGCTTCGGACTCTTATCCCAACAGAGCCTGCAGATCGCAAGCTCTCCAAGATAGAGACCTTGCGCCTGGCTTCAAGATACATTTCTCATTTAGCAAACATCCTCCTCTTAGCACAAGACTGTCTAAATGGAGAGCCCTGTTTAAAATATCAAGCCATTTTCAATGGCACCAGTATAAACAACCCAGCACCCAGACAAATATGCACTTTCTGTCTCAGCAACCAGAGGAAAATGGTAAGTCTTAAAAGCAGTTTTGCAATGCATTATTAAATGGACCATTTAAAAAGTGCATTGCAAGTAAATATTGATCCTCCCATTGTGTTTATGGCATTATTTCCAAGATTAATAGTTATATGGCTCTTAATGAAGTTGTTTCTCTCGTGGTATTTATATCTCAGTTTGTTTTCCTTATTCTACTGAGTTATTCAATATTCTCCTGAGTATTCAATGACAATTATAGATCGAATATGACCACAgttcattttgttattaaatgGAACACCTGCCAGGTTTCAAAGATCTTCATTAATATAAATCTATGTAGAgaacaatatatacagtgtaatGATGCTTTGCCCTCATCATGCCTGAAGAAACAAGCATCACAGTGTATTAAAATTGACCTCATAAATTACACTGCTTTCTAAAACATGTAGCTCTTCATCCTAATGTTTAGATTTTGCAGGTAGTACAGTGGCAGATGTAATCCAGCTGGACAATATCACTACCTATAAAAGCACACTGAAAGATGGTGTTATCAAAAAAATCAGCTGAAGAATAGACCCTGAGGTCTTAACAtcttgtgattattattgtttagttagtccaataaaaggtatcacatctccttctctttgtctaaaagtaaatataaaattatCCAGAAGATGTACAAAGAGGCCATATAAAGTAATTAtataactaattatttttttttttttttttttttttttttttacaaatgtattttaatatattaatttctATCATTTTCTACATTCACAGCTCAGAGATGGGGAAAAGCAATCATCTGTTTGATGTAGAAACAGTCCAGTTTCAGATGGCAAGCATGTGCTACTGTGTCGTGTACAGTATGGAAGTACTGTTTAGGTTTGGTgctattatttttgtgtgtgtgtgtttttaaaaataattttaagtttaatgtttacatttgaaactattgctgttttttttttttggtttgtttgtttgtttgttttaatcatcGAAGGATACTGTGTTACACTTTCTGTTTACAATGTGACACTTTTATTCAGgttgttttgtaaatgaaacCTAACACTGTGGGTGAAGCAGCACCTGGCATGATGgctattttaaaactagaaacgCTAAACCACTGCTTCTCAGTCCTAAAGAAAGTCTTGCCTCTCCAGCCCAGTGTCACATGATGTAACCCAAGCCAAGACGCACAGTGGTTCCTGTCAGTAGAGTGTCCTCTCGATGTGTTCTAATCCTGTGCCAACTGTGAATCAGCAGTAAAATGCAATGATCGAAAATGTATCTAAAAATGTCTGAGAAAAGATATGGCACACAAAGCATCACAGAGCCCTAATATCAGCAGCACAGGAAATTAATTTATAGTGGCATCCTTAACCTTTGATTATGCCTGTTCATGAaacagggggggtgggggtcacaGCAATATTATCAAAGGAACAGAAATACTATTCATTCTATTCATTCATTcacacaaatatgttttatttaaattaatgcaatatgtggtggacattttaaatatattggacATAGCAGTTATTTTGAACTTGACTGCCATTCAGTAGCTCTTGGTCTGTTACCTGCAATCATCCATATTAGATGCTGGGCTTGTGCTGTAGCAGACTTGTCATAATTAATTGCATTCAATGTTAACCTTAAGCAAAACAACAGGTTTTTAGCATACTGAGTAAGTTCTACTAAATACAGCACAAACATTTCTTTATAGCTGCTTCAACGCAATGTTGGATTACTAACATAGAAGGCCAATAAtcaagtttgatacatttcactGTTAGTTTTTTAACTTCGGTTGGCCTAAcagcatttgcattttaattgtaattttaattgaGTGCTATGGGAGCTGTTTGTGTTTCGTATAACTTACTTGAGTTATTGCCTTTATGGTATGCTGTAATTAAATGATTACATCAATACAGACAGTCACTAGTATTCTTTTCTGACTTCAACCCCCTAAAAGATACAGTAAGTGAGAGGCACTCAATTTCTCAACTGGCTCTTGTGAGGCACCATGAGAATGGTACATTATTAAATTTTTCTTCAtacaaacattgtttaaaatatgttattattaagtaGTTTTTACATggttattaacaaaaacaataacaaagagtTACCAAAGTGTTATAAGCATCAAACTATAGTGCTGACGCCAGGTCACCTGGCATGGGTATATCCACACAGACTACAGCTTGTCTAGTTGAATTTTGGCACAAGCAAACCACGGGAAACATATTAAGTCCATGGTGTGTGCCAGTAACACAATTCAGCACTCTATGTCATTAGATAAGCCATAGACTAAATCCTGTGTTCAATTACCTACAGCATTTCCCTCTTCACTCATTCCCAGGTCCCATTCTGCAGCATTATCTCTGATGCAAGACACTCGGCTTAACTTAATTATAGGCCATATTCAATTCCTACAGTCTTCACTAACATACGGTGTATCACAGAGAGCGACAATCCCCCAAAACATTGCTGCTAGGACAGTGATAAAAGCCTAATTCAGTTTTCTAGAAGGATAACACAATATCGTTACCTGCTTAACTCAGTGAATAGTCCTGaatgtattgtaaatgtaatgaaatgtttcttaatttaaattataatgaCACTGTGTTTACCTCtaggtattttttaatttgtattattatttttgtgcagATTTTGTAACCATACTCTACTTGAATTATTCAGGACTGTTGCCACGTTCTTTGCACACTGCATGGTATACTTTATGTTTGGCTGCTATAAGATGATCACAAGTATTTTTGTATGATGTATTTCTCTAAAGATGTAGTTATTTTTGGtattatacacaaatatatttattatcggggttttaaatgaataaaacctgATTATACtttgtgtcttattattattattattattattattattattattattattattattattattattattattattatagctgctTTGGGGAAGCTTGATGCTTCAATTACAGGTCACGGCAGTGACATCATCACCCAGAATTCtaaacaaactcagaaaaaagaCCCCTAGCTGTCAGTGAGGCAACActtaaattaatcaattaacattaatatttattataatcctcactaaaataaaatgttcagctTTACAGTgaatctttgtaaaaaaaaaaattaaaaatcagttttacaatatttgtgtttgtgtgtttagttgATTTTACActccacatatatatatttcttactttatatccatttttgtttttattatttattattattatttattattattattattattattattattattattattatattattattatattttttattaatagacattttttttctaattgttgGAAAATTGACACTGGTACTGGGACAAAAAATGAAACCTGgtgtattgtatttgaaatgttgttCCATGTTTAAAGGAGCAACATCAATGTGTATTTTACTTGTCTAATAAGATGTCTCTCTCCAGTGGTGGTAACTGTTAATACCCTAAAATATACAgaagcaaagaaagctgtgatgATGAAAGTGGaccagaccatttaaataaaaaggaaaaacaccaATGAAATATTATTCATACAGTAATGATGTTAGAATTTTGAGATGCCCATTTTGAAAacattatgtttcttttaaaatgctatttttatgcacgacccccccccataaaaatacaaaacataaaaataaataaacataggaAAAAATTCCTGTCATAGACCAGATCTTTCCTGTGGCATGCATATCCAATGCTGCTACAGTTTTAGTGGTTGTTTGGTTTAGAGTGACGGAAAGGAAGAGAGTTTAAACTACCACAAGCAATGGTTTCTCATGAAACAGAGGTTACACTATGGAAACATGCATTAAACATTGATCTACTTCCGTTATTAAGATTACAGCTTTAAGTCAATGGATGGTGCGTGGAGCCATCTAATGGAGACAGAAGATACTGCaggtgaataaataaaacatcttttaattgtttgtttgtttttttttttcggtcacaCAAGGGAAAAAAATTATCAGTGATCTTCCTTTAAGTCCAATTCAGTTAGAAAGACTTTCTATGGACCCACTGTAATGATAATAATTATTAAtcataacataatataataataataataagtattatctttataataataaataataatattaatatgatgTAACTTGTGTGAATTCCACTTAATATAACTTTTAATTTTAGCAACTTGGGGTTATCTCGACCTCTAATAACTGGACTATTAATAATATGTAATGTTTTTACCGTAAAACACATCTTGTGTTCAAAATataaaattgcaaaaacaaataaaaaaaaaaaaaaaaaaaaaaaaaaaacagtggttaaagaaacggtcTTGTAAACacgaggtccccggttcaaatcccagctcagccattgactcattgtgtgaccctgagcaagtcacttgactgtgctccgtctttcgggtgagacgttgttgtaagtgactctgcagctgatgcatagttcacacacccaagtctcgtatcttataaagcactttgtgatggtggtccactatgaaaggcgttatataaaaataaagattgttattaaCAAGAGACAACTTGTAGTTCAGGGACATTCTCATGAGGCTTATACTTAATATAATTACTGAAAGACTAAACAAATATTATCACAAAGGGGTTAGAGattccagaaaaaaagaaaaacaaaacaaaaacagacgtTTAAATGTAGGTGGCTGTAAACAGCTGTTTCTTAATCGTTGTATTtggaattaaaatatttaaagtggTTTAATTTGTAATTGTAGTCTTTCATTTGTTCATTATGTTCAGAATTACAGTATCAGCCTGTGTGTATGGAACAGGATCAATTATATTCACATGTTCTGCACAGGATAAAGACAAATGTCGTGTAGTGTTACTTCTGACCACCTGGAGGAGCTCATAGAACACTCTGTGATACAGTTCACTTTAGAaacatttaaagaataaaaatggTTAAAGTTATGAACAAAGGTAGTAATATAGTTGCCAGCAGTTCGTTtgacaaaaaaacataatctatAGGCCAATAGTAACATAACTGAATACATTAAATACTTTAAGGATAGGATCAGACATTAGACGTTTAATGTCGTACAGCAGTCATAGGAAGCTAGCAACCAAGGGGTTAAACTACAACTTGACAATATGGAATCCTGCATATCATAGGCACACAAGGCATGGGTCCGACTCCAAAAGAAGAGCTATAATTGGTTCTCTAAACTCGCATCAGTGGTCCTGCATCAGTCTGTGAATGACTACTGCGATTTTAACTTGTTCCTGCTGTGTACGGCGAATACTGAACAGACAAACGAACAGCAATGGTATGAACTAAGTTTTCCCATAgatgtttttttatacatattgaaaatacacacgcacacacgcacacacacacacacacacacacacacacaacggtgTATGTAttcctttgtaaaacaaaaatgattataAACAGATGCAGAGGGCTAAGAGGATTTGAGCCTGGACTTCACTAACCCATGCACCAAGAAGACGATTACATATCTTCTTAATCAAGACAGATCTATACAATTCAGTTACTGTAAGTTTTATTTAgagtgaaggtttttttttttttttttttttttttaagaaccaggTTAATTGAGAGTGCAATCACAGAGGATTCCCTCGGCTGTATAAATTGCATCTCGTTAAGAAGTCGCCTGCTGGATTGGAAGCAACTCAGGTGAACTACTTGCACTGCGCAATATATAAATAAGACTATATTCTCTCGACCACCGGGGTCCGATACATCAGCTTGGATGTAGGGTAAGATCAAGTATATTGTACTTATTCATTATGAAGTAATTAATGTGTAAAACAAGTGACAATGCTATTATTAAATGtggcaacaaacaaacaaaacaaaaaaatgaacaatgaaaTATCTTTTTCGTATTCTATTTTCAACAGTGCAGTATACCGTGTATGTCGTGGTAATCTGCAGTATGCATTGTGCACGTGAAGGAGCTCGTTTCAAATGATCCGTCATATTAAAACTATACATAGTGTTTACAgttattcaaattgtattttattctgttttttttttttttttttttttttgtctttttttaaactattagtTGATCACAGTGATGCTGCATCCCTTTATCCAAATCTGCCCGTTAAAAGCGGATATATACAACATCCAAGTAAAATAATTGATTCAGCTGAGACCAAATAAAGATGAAGTACCTTCATTCAATCTGTTTGATTCTGGCACATTGTTTCATTCAAGTGGTGAGTGCATTTCCAATAATATTAATACtggtatattttaatacatttatattgttttaattttttaaaatattaaaataattagtttaaaGATGATAAATTACTCTATGTTCCTGAACAATTTTGCTTAAAACTGTGTAATTGGACTAAGTTGCATTATCATTACCAAATACCATTATACATTGGCTAAAACTGACGTATATGACTTATACTCTGGGCTGTAATTTAATGCAACATTTTAGTATAAATGCTGTGGAAATATGAACTTTGAAAATCTGATGATTCCTGTAACagaagaacatttttatttgcacAGAAGACACTGACATCATACacaatgaaatgtatttgtttgtatttttgtacataaGGTTTGTGAGATGATGGATAAGACTGCAGTCTTGTCAATTAAGACATAATCAGATATAATGATGATTAATTCCATTAGTAAATCAAGTCCTTGCGTGAACATAAACATAGGTCAAAATGTGGAATAATATTaccaaaatatgaaaaagaaagaaagaaagaattacagGTTTATTATCAGATTTTATTTATATGACCCCACTTTACTCCAGATACCTGTACCATATTTAGTCAATCACTTAAATGTCTTTTATTATTGATATATGCTATCACTAACACAGTCCAATTGCAGTTGGTGGTCAC from Polyodon spathula isolate WHYD16114869_AA chromosome 11, ASM1765450v1, whole genome shotgun sequence encodes the following:
- the LOC121322781 gene encoding transcription factor 15-like; translation: MKSTGSEKGGHPDSYAFDLDELESGSESSDKSISGCSQLDGKGKRKRKSSQAGISKQRQTANARERDRTHSVNTAFTALRTLIPTEPADRKLSKIETLRLASRYISHLANILLLAQDCLNGEPCLKYQAIFNGTSINNPAPRQICTFCLSNQRKMLRDGEKQSSV